From one Mangifera indica cultivar Alphonso unplaced genomic scaffold, CATAS_Mindica_2.1 Un_0033, whole genome shotgun sequence genomic stretch:
- the LOC123206353 gene encoding putative leucine-rich repeat receptor-like serine/threonine-protein kinase At2g19230, whose amino-acid sequence MEMFKHFSLVLVHGCSYNAAGFISIDCGISENSGYTDKLTGLNYTSDAIFIETGVSKNISPEYTNITLEQQFLNVRSFPEGVKNCYTLKPLQGNLKIFIRATFMYGDYDGQGQVPSFDLLLEADVWDSKNYAYVCLVNTGSGTPFISALELRPVTNSTYQTESGSLLLSWRWDVGSTHNGTSKDLSNNCLTGPVPEFLSQLLVLTVLNLSGNKLGGSIPANLMGRKQNGLLSLRYIDDPFDRIWTSYNSNSWVVIISSQPIDSSDNRYRPPSTVMRTAVPKIHRNGKIDFSIIKTDNSSRPPIPNAFEVYTVKEFSQFSTNQQDVDAVMNIKLTYGLKSIWQGDPCGPKNYMWQGINCSYEDSNPPRIISLNLSSSGISGEISPHISGLTSIKSLDLSNNNLIGPMPEFLSYRKLSGNKLKGSIPAALMDKKQNGFLSLNVEGNPDLCLEASCKGRDKTKLTVPVVVVPIVAVVVSIFVILTAMTILWNFKTRKQVGKKNESLESKTPRYKYSDLVRFTNNFEKAIGKGGFGAVYRGCMDDTQVAVKMLSPSSVQGYKEFKAEIELLMRVHHKNLTTLISLNSEIK is encoded by the exons ATGGAGATGTTTAAACATTTTTCGTTAGTTCTTGTGCATGGTTGCTCTTACAATGCAGCTG GATTTATTAGCATAGATTGTGGAATATCAGAAAACTCCGGCTATACTGATAAGCTAACAGGCCTAAATTATACTTCTGATGCAATATTCATAGAGACTGGTGTAAGCAAAAATATATCGCCAGAATACACCAATATCACCCTGGAACAACAATTCTTGAATGTTAGAAGCTTCCCAGAAGGTGTAAAAAATTGTTACACCCTGAAACCACTACAAGGAAATCTGAAGATTTTTATTAGAGCAACATTCATGTATGGCGACTATGATGGCCAGGGGCAAGTACCAAGCTTTGATCTACTTCTCGAAGCTGATGTGTGGGATTCG aaaaattatgcatatgtcTGCCTTGTGAACACAGGCTCCGGAACACCTTTCATTTCAGCACTAGAATTAAGGCCTGTGACTAATTCCACTTACCAAACTGAATCAGGATCACTGCTACTCTCTTGGCGGTGGGATGTTGGTTCAACACACAATGGGACATCCAA GGACTTGTCGAATAACTGTTTGACTGGACCAGTGCCTGAATTTCTATCACAGCTATTAGTCCTCACAGTGCT AAACTTAAGTGGAAATAAACTCGGAGGTTCAATTCCAGCCAACCTCATGGGCAGAAAACAGAATGGTTTGCTATCACTAAG ATACATAGATGACCCATTTGATCGCATATGGACATCTTACAACAGCAACAGCTGGGTAGTGATAATTAGCTCCCAGCCTATTGATTCCAGTGATAACAGATACAGGCCACCATCTACTGTCATGAGGACTGCAGTG CCCAAGATCCATAGAAACGGAAAGATTGATTTCTCAATCATCAAAACTGACAATTCATCCAGACCACCCATCCCTAACGCTTTTGAGGTATATACAGTCAAGGAATTCTCGCAATTCTCAACAAACCAACAGGATG TTGATGCTGTCATGAATATCAAGTTAACGTATGGATTGAAAAGCATTTGGCAAGGAGACCCATGTGGCCCTAAAAATTATATGTGGCAAGGTATTAATTGCAGCTATGAAGATTCTAATCCCCCCAGGATTATATCCCT GAACTTATCATCTAGTGGAATATCTGGAGAGATATCTCCTCACATATCCGGTCTCACATCGATAAAATCTTT AGACTTGTCGAATAATAACTTGATTGGCCCAATGCCTGAATTTCTATCGTA CAGAAAATTAAGTGGAAATAAACTTAAAGGTTCAATACCAGCCGCTCTCATGGACAAAAAGCAGAATGGTTTCCTatcactaaa TGTGGAAGGAAATCCAGATCTTTGTCTTGAAGCTTCCTGCAAAGGCAGAGACAAAACCAAACTTACTGTTCCGGTAGTAGTTGTTCCAATAGTAGCAGTAGtagtttcaatttttgtcatccTAACTGCAATGACTATTTTATGGAActtcaaaacaagaaaacaag TTGGGAAGAAGAATGAATCATTGGAGTCAAAAACTCCAAGGTATAAATACTCTGATTTAGTGAGATTTACCAATAACTTTGAGAAGGCTATTGGAAAAGGAGGATTTGGAGCAGTTTACCGTGGATGCATGGATGACACTCAAGTAGCTGTGAAGATGCTTTCTCCATCATCAGTTCAAGGATATAAGGAATTTAAAGCTGAG ATTGAGCTTCTTATGAGAGTTCACCATAAGAACCTGACAACACTTATATCCTTGAATTCAGAGATCAAGTAG